One window of the Niallia circulans genome contains the following:
- a CDS encoding MarR family transcriptional regulator, protein MDKNTEALEALEQFIKEREAVDKIRKQMKISQEESIISDWTLTQLHIVATIKESGRANNTTLSESLNVSKPAITKAVRKLLEHHILEKVQDEDNKKEIYYLLTKSGEMLALIHAQLHKQARERYLRILNEFKPAELEIIIRFLNAITESIKSQ, encoded by the coding sequence ATGGACAAAAACACAGAAGCACTAGAGGCTTTAGAACAATTCATCAAGGAAAGAGAAGCTGTTGATAAAATAAGAAAACAGATGAAAATAAGCCAAGAAGAATCAATTATATCGGATTGGACACTGACTCAATTACACATCGTGGCAACTATTAAAGAAAGTGGAAGAGCAAATAATACTACATTATCTGAAAGTTTAAATGTATCTAAACCAGCGATTACAAAAGCTGTCAGGAAATTATTAGAGCATCATATCTTAGAAAAGGTACAAGATGAAGATAACAAAAAAGAAATTTACTACTTGCTAACAAAATCAGGAGAAATGCTTGCTCTTATCCATGCACAACTACATAAACAGGCAAGGGAACGTTATTTGCGTATTTTGAATGAATTTAAACCAGCTGAATTAGAGATCATTATTCGCTTTTTAAATGCTATAACGGAAAGTATAAAGTCTCAATAA